Part of the Loxodonta africana isolate mLoxAfr1 chromosome 15, mLoxAfr1.hap2, whole genome shotgun sequence genome is shown below.
TTCTCCCTCTCCACCTCCCCCATCTGCCTGCCGTTTCCCCACAATCCGGTGACAGTGTCACATTCAATGAGGGATGTAGAGGGGGCTTGGATGCCCCACCCATGGACATTATGGCATATCCCCCAGGGGCCCCAGGCTTGGCAGTAAATGTGGGACACTTGCCCCATCTCTTGCTGATTCCCGTCCTGTCCCCACCCCAGATCCAGGGCTGAGCTCCAGGCACCATGAACCCCGCCATCTGCATCGCTCTCCTGCTGACAGGTACTGTGTAAGGCTAAGGCTGGGAGTCCAGCCACACTGGCTTGCTCCTCCTCAGAGAAGCTAGCTTCTTCCTTACAGACAGTGGAGGGGATTGAGGTATAGAGGGCTCTTTTTCGTCCTTAAGTCAGCAATTTCCCCAAACCTAGCTGATCTGAGTGCCTTGGGTGGTTTTTGGAAACACAACTCCCTCAGGCCCACCCCAGCCactggattaaaaaatatatacatattgcccacgagtctattccaactcatagcaatcctagagaacatagtagaactgccccacaaggtttccaaggagcagctggtggattccaactgccgaccttttggttagcagcctgagctctaaaccacagcactaccagggctcctgccatTGAATTAGAATCTCCAAATGGGATCCAGGAACCTGGATCTACTCCCAAGACTTCCTGCCCTTGGAACATGCTAGTGGGACCCAGGACTCAAGCAGGCTAGGGAGCGAGGCTAGGGTCTTCAGTGGGGAAGTTGGACTGACCCTTGGGGACCCCTGGGGTGGGAGAAGGGCTCAGAGAGCAGGCCCCTGTGACCCCCCTGACTAGGCCCCATCTCTGCTCTTAATGTGGTTAGGAGATCCCCTGCTCCACAGGCTCTTCCTAACTCGGAGGGGGCACTGCTGGTGCCAGTCTTTCAGGTGGCCTGGGGGCAGAAGGTGACAAGCCTGACAGCCTGCCTGGTGAACCAGAGCCTGCGCCTGGACTGCCGCCATGAGAACACCACCACCTTGCCCATCCTGTACGAGTTCAGCGTGACCCGCGAGACCAAGAAACACGTGATCGAAGGCACTTTGGGAGTGCCTGAGCACTCATATCGCACCCGGACCAACCTCACTAGCAAGTATGACATTAAGGTCCTCTACTTAAATGGCTTCACCAACAAGGATGAGGGCACCTATACATGTGAGCTCCGCCTCTCTGGCCAGCCTCTCAGCATCTCCAACAAGAACATCTCAGTCTTCAGAGGTATGGCAAGTACCCAGCAAAACCCACTGAGCTGGAGGAGACAGGCTAGGGAGGGGCAGACTGGTGAGGGCAGCAGGCAGTCCTGGCTGGACTAGAGGGAGAGGGGTCTCACTCCCCTGACGTCCTCCAACTGCTGCCTGGTCCGCTGGGGAACCACTGCCTTCAGCGTGAATGGGGGTCTGAGGAGCTAAGGTGCCAGTCAGAGAGACAGAGTGGTGTTGTAGACACTTCCATCATGACTCTAGGAAAGTCACTTAGCCTCCCCAATCCCCTTCCTCCCCTTCAGGGAAATAGGGACCATAATACCTACTTCCCCACAGTCTTCTTGTGACCATGTCTAGGAAGGATTTATAAGTTGATGTGTGTTCGAAGGAAGGATGATTGGTCCTATTGATACTTGGTCCCATGATCATCTTGATACCAAGGCAATGCACCTTACTTTGTGCCTGTCCCTACCTAAATGCTGGTCTCTCTTCTTTCCTGTCCTGTCTCCTACCCAATTCTCTCTCCACAGACAAACTGGTCAAGTGTGAGGGCATAAGCCTGCTGGTCCAGAATACTTCatggctgctgctgctcctgctctcCCTGCCTCTCCTCCAGGCCATGGATTTCATCTCCCTGTGACGGGTTGTGCCCACAGAGGATACAGGAAGCCACAAGACCTGGTCCAGAGACCCAAGTTCTCTGAGTCGGCTGACCCCCTCCTCCCAGTCCCTCACACACCTCGGGGAGGAATAGGGACTCCACCTCTCATAAGGAACCCCAGTGCTGCATGCCATTATTTACCCACTCCCACTGCCACCCGACCCCCACAGCCCCTCACACCCTCTCTGCACACCACTGGCTGTCTTTTGTACTCTTTGTTCCAGAGCTGCTTCTGTCTGGTTTATTTAGAGTTTATCCTGCCttttcttctggagtttgtgaaAAGGGAAGCCAGGGTTGGGGAACTAATGGAGAGTGAGAGGATGGGGCAGGGGGGATAGAAAAATAACCAATCCCTGGGGGACCATCCTTGCCCAGTGGGGACCAGAGGCCGCGGAGAGACCTGGGTGAGGAGGGGATGGGGTGTCTGGGGCTGGTACCCGTGTGGTCTATGCTGAGACCATCCCTCAGCAGGCAGGGATGGCACCTGAAGATCCCAGAGGTAAGGACCCCCCCAAGCATTTGTGGCCATCACGTGAGAGAACAGAGCATCTTCCAAAGCATCCtcaaccaaagcaaaaaaaaaatcccctcttTAAGACCCCGTAGAAATCCCCCAGAGGCCTGGGGCCAGGGGCATAGTTCAGTGAGAAAGCAGATCCCGATGGGAGCAATGCTGATGAGGGGCTGGCTGAAGGGGTAAGAGGTGAGGGCATGTCATCCCTCCCTACCTAAGGAAGCCGGAAATGTGAGCCTACTGTCCTGACCAGCAGTAGAGAAGGTGGCAGAGGAAAACAAGCCCCTCCCTAAGAGCATCCAGAACTCTGACCTGGACCCAAGGAGTCGGGCTGGCTGGAGTCCCAGAGCCCCCCAGAGTCTAGCCCAAGTGTTTCTTCAGGAggttcttttctccctccctcatcAGTGCCAGCCCCTGCTAGCTGGTGCCTGAGCCCCTCAGATAGCCCCCTGCCCCACAGGCCTGGCTTTTCAGGGACCTCTGGGGGCCAGAGGCAGGCCATGGAGTGAGACCCATGGGTGGGACACGCCTTGGGAGGTGAGGTGGCTTTTCCTAACCCCCAGCTCCCCACCAGCAGCCCTGTCCTGTCCTGTGACTGTGTGTAGTGCCACCACAGCTTATGGCATCTCattgaggaaaaagaaaactgcaCAATAAAATCAAGCCTCTGGAATCGACCTCGTGTCCCATCTCTGCTTTGCTCCTCCATCAGCCTAGGCCCGCCTCCCTTTCCTCAGCCAGTGTCTCCATGGGCAGGAGGTCCCACTTGCCACCTTGAAAGTTGGGGAATACTCCCTCTTCCCTGCCTTCCATCAGTTCTTCCTCTCGCCTTGCCTTCTTTCCAACTTCTAGCAGCACCTCAgcccccacctccacctccacccagGACCTATGGCTGCATGCTGGGCTTCTTTTCAGGAGAACTAACATTTAATGTTTGCTCAAATAAATGAATGTTCCATCTCTGCTGACTCACCTGGCTAGAACCACAAACTCACCTGCCAATGTATGGGCTGAGCCACATGGCACTGACACGAATATGCAAGTGGCTTTGTGCTAACAAGCATTGAGCTGTGGAGGCAGTGTTCTCTTCTCAGACCTGGTTTTCCTTTGGAAATGTCCTCTCAACGTACTTCTTCTTAGAGGGCAAGTACCAGGAGCGTGGAGAGGAAGCACAGGGGGAGGGTGGGGCAggaaagggcatccatgtctccAAGGTCTAAGGGTGAGCATCTCCTTAAATCCAAAAGCAATGGCCAAAGAAAGGACTGAGGACCACCATTCccttgggggagggagggagcgctAGCCCCATCCCTGACCCCCTCCTCTAAAAGTAATGAGTAAAATGTGGATAAGCATTGAAGTCACCCTGGGACTGGGGACTAGAACCGGGCCACAGGGTGGCTCTGAGTTCGAGGTCCTTGTAGGAGTCAGTGAGACAGCCTTCCTGCTTTGCCAGGGACTTTGGAGGGGGAGGGTGGCAACTGCCCAGAGACTGACTCATTTGGTATTTAACACTGGATAGGATGATTCTTTCTGAGCATTTTGCTTAAAGGCCTCAGATCTAAATTTGTGCCACTGGCTCCCACTCTTCTTGCCACCTCCCGTCTATGCCTCTGCCTAGTCAGTGGTCCTATAGTGACCCTGCccaaagaggaaaggaaaatccCGTGGTGGAGGAGAACACACTGCCGGTGTGAAAGACTGTCCCTGAGTGAGGTGCCAGTCATTAAGCAGGTGCAATGACTGACACAAGACCCCTCTTATCTGCAATGCTTGGAGCTCGGACTACTCTGGCGAGGaaaggggttttttgtttttttaagtactttattttatctttgttGTTGAGATCATACACatcaaaaacatacaccaattcaagtaaTTTTGACATGtttcattgacattgattacattcttcaagttgtgcagctattctcacctccttttctgtgttgttcCCCCCATTAACGTACAGTCATTGCTCCCCAAGattcccatttaatttttcaagttactgttgtcaatttgatcccgtgtacatagatttttttttttttacatagatcttaaaagagcataatgctcaaggcaaacattctttactagtcaagctaaatgattgtttggttttaagacatcAGGGGCTATTTTCCaccttttgttttgttctgtttccactttttggctattgtgaacagtgctgcaatgaacattgttgtAGAGTCTCTGCTTTAAAATCTTTTGGGGATATagctaagagtggaattgccggGTCATACGGtagtttggaaactctggtggcatcgtggttaagagctacagctgctaaccaaaaggtcggcagttcaaatccatcagctgctccttggaaaccctctggggcagttctactctgtcccatagggttgacTACGAAtcgaatctactcgatggcaacaggtttggttcgtTTTACGGTTgttccagttttagttttttgagaagccgtctgttttctacagtggctatatcattttgc
Proteins encoded:
- the THY1 gene encoding thy-1 membrane glycoprotein, translating into MNPAICIALLLTVFQVAWGQKVTSLTACLVNQSLRLDCRHENTTTLPILYEFSVTRETKKHVIEGTLGVPEHSYRTRTNLTSKYDIKVLYLNGFTNKDEGTYTCELRLSGQPLSISNKNISVFRDKLVKCEGISLLVQNTSWLLLLLLSLPLLQAMDFISL